In one Neobacillus sp. CF12 genomic region, the following are encoded:
- a CDS encoding LURP-one-related family protein, translated as MKQLYIKQKVFSLSGKFTVKDQQEKDVYYVEGSFMQIPKTFSIMNTTRDEVALVTKKVFSFLPKFFVEVNGREVVTIKKEFSFIKARYTIDGAGIEVHGNWWDMDFQVLQHGEVVGVVSKEWFTWGDSYKVQIVDEEMETIIIALVVAIDCVKADQGAASSGAAT; from the coding sequence ATGAAGCAACTTTATATCAAGCAGAAGGTATTCAGTCTTAGTGGCAAATTTACAGTAAAGGATCAGCAAGAGAAGGATGTATATTATGTGGAAGGCAGTTTTATGCAAATTCCAAAGACTTTTTCCATTATGAATACAACTAGAGATGAAGTAGCACTTGTTACGAAAAAGGTGTTTAGCTTTTTGCCGAAGTTTTTTGTTGAGGTGAATGGTCGAGAGGTAGTAACGATTAAAAAGGAGTTTTCCTTCATTAAAGCACGCTATACCATTGATGGTGCAGGCATTGAAGTACATGGTAATTGGTGGGATATGGATTTTCAGGTATTACAGCATGGTGAAGTCGTAGGTGTAGTGAGCAAGGAATGGTTCACTTGGGGAGATAGCTACAAGGTTCAAATAGTGGATGAAGAAATGGAAACCATTATTATTGCGCTCGTTGTTGCAATTGATTGTGTAAAGGCGGACCAAGGAGCTGCTTCCTCAGGAGCGGCGACTTAA
- a CDS encoding GRP family sugar transporter, translating to MSIILALLAALFASFTAILAKVGIENVNSNLATAIRTIVVLIMAFILVLITGELDSISQISTNALWFILLSGFATGFSWLFFFKALAIGDVSKVVPIDKSSVVLTIIISILVLGEPAEPLVMAGGAIIGIGTFILIGKNEEKKRFSGSQKYIVYAILAAVFAALTSILAKVGMEDVDSNLATFLRTIVILLFAWVIVFFQGTHKKLKDISKKGYLFLILSGVATGLSWLCYFAALAMGKVSIVAPIDKFSVVITMILSFWILKEKAAKHTIIGGIVITLGTILLIS from the coding sequence ATGAGTATTATTCTAGCATTATTGGCAGCGTTATTTGCTTCCTTTACAGCAATCTTAGCAAAAGTCGGCATTGAAAATGTAAATTCAAACCTAGCAACAGCGATTCGGACCATTGTGGTTTTAATCATGGCATTTATCCTTGTGCTCATAACTGGAGAGCTGGACAGTATTTCTCAGATTTCTACGAATGCATTGTGGTTTATTCTATTATCTGGTTTTGCGACGGGATTTTCATGGTTATTTTTCTTTAAAGCACTGGCTATTGGGGATGTTTCCAAAGTGGTACCCATTGATAAATCAAGTGTAGTTCTGACCATTATTATTTCCATCCTTGTTTTAGGAGAGCCTGCAGAACCACTGGTTATGGCGGGGGGAGCAATCATAGGGATTGGAACCTTTATATTGATTGGAAAAAATGAGGAAAAGAAACGATTTTCAGGATCCCAAAAATATATTGTATATGCCATTTTAGCTGCCGTTTTTGCGGCCTTAACTTCGATATTGGCAAAAGTCGGAATGGAAGATGTTGATTCCAATTTGGCCACGTTTCTACGAACCATCGTAATCCTTCTATTTGCATGGGTCATTGTATTTTTCCAAGGAACCCATAAGAAATTGAAAGACATTTCCAAGAAAGGATATCTCTTTTTAATTCTATCTGGAGTGGCTACCGGCTTATCTTGGTTATGCTATTTTGCAGCACTCGCAATGGGCAAAGTGTCCATCGTCGCCCCAATTGACAAATTTAGCGTAGTCATCACGATGATATTGAGTTTTTGGATTTTAAAAGAAAAAGCGGCAAAACACACGATAATAGGTGGCATCGTCATAACGCTCGGAACGATATTACTTATTAGTTAG
- the guaC gene encoding GMP reductase — MDSVFDYEDIQLIPAKSVVNSRTECDTTVSFGSRTFKLPVVPANMQTIIDETIAIFLAENGYFYIMHRFQPEKRIDFIKDMKARGLFASISVGVKEEEYQFIQQVAGENLSPEYITIDIAHGHSNAVIKMIQHIKQHLPQSFVIAGNVGTPEAVRELERAGADATKVGIGPGKVCITKIKTGFGTGGWQLAALRWCAKAASKPIIADGGIRTHGDIAKSIRFGACMVMIGSLFAGHEESPGETIEKDGKLYKEYFGSASEYQKGERKNVEGKKMLVEHKGSLMDTLVEMEQDLQSSISYAGGKELDAIRHVDYVIVKNSIFNGDKVY; from the coding sequence ATGGATAGTGTGTTTGATTATGAAGATATTCAACTGATTCCGGCGAAAAGTGTGGTGAATAGTCGTACCGAGTGTGATACTACCGTGTCTTTTGGCAGCAGAACGTTTAAACTTCCGGTGGTTCCAGCCAATATGCAGACCATTATTGATGAAACGATCGCTATCTTCTTAGCGGAAAATGGTTATTTTTATATCATGCATCGTTTTCAACCCGAGAAACGTATTGATTTTATTAAAGATATGAAAGCACGCGGGTTATTTGCCTCTATTAGTGTTGGAGTTAAAGAGGAAGAGTATCAATTCATTCAACAAGTAGCAGGTGAAAATTTATCTCCGGAGTATATCACGATTGATATCGCACACGGTCATTCCAATGCCGTGATTAAGATGATTCAACATATTAAGCAACATTTGCCACAGAGTTTTGTGATTGCTGGAAATGTTGGGACCCCAGAGGCTGTTCGAGAATTAGAGCGTGCGGGTGCAGACGCAACAAAGGTTGGGATTGGACCTGGGAAAGTATGTATCACAAAGATTAAGACGGGATTTGGAACAGGCGGCTGGCAATTAGCCGCTCTTCGCTGGTGTGCAAAGGCAGCAAGTAAGCCGATAATCGCTGACGGTGGAATTCGTACCCATGGGGATATTGCGAAATCGATCAGATTTGGCGCATGTATGGTTATGATTGGTTCTTTATTTGCTGGGCACGAGGAATCTCCCGGTGAAACCATTGAAAAAGATGGCAAACTCTATAAAGAATACTTCGGTTCAGCCTCGGAATATCAAAAAGGTGAACGAAAAAATGTAGAAGGCAAGAAAATGTTAGTCGAGCACAAAGGTTCCTTAATGGATACCCTCGTTGAAATGGAGCAAGACCTTCAATCCTCTATTTCGTATGCAGGCGGAAAGGAACTGGATGCCATCCGTCATGTAGATTACGTTATCGTGAAGAATTCAATCTTTAATGGAGATAAAGTGTATTAG
- a CDS encoding alpha/beta hydrolase, with product MQREGTFTGIDGAELFYRTIEPLNAPKATVIIVHGHGDHSGGLYNISFALVQEGYIVYTFDLRGHGKSSGKRGFIKSWDEYRGDLHEFRKFVLKKQPKLPLYMIGHSMGGVIALDYAIDIGSGISGIIAIAPAISYEVTRFERLGITVMGKIKPDLSINKSRRFQLMTKKTALTAKFYSDSLRHNTITPGLGRGLIQGVSRVVDQAHLIKIPFLLQYGLRDKITPPTKLGYFFNQVSSKDKQLVEYPAAKHRPFDGAEKEQFLNDMITWLNQQVEKIQKSKVQVG from the coding sequence ATGCAAAGAGAAGGGACTTTTACTGGTATAGATGGAGCAGAATTATTTTATCGAACGATCGAACCATTAAATGCTCCAAAAGCAACAGTTATTATCGTACATGGACATGGAGACCATAGCGGTGGTCTATATAATATAAGTTTTGCCTTGGTTCAAGAAGGATATATCGTTTACACATTTGATTTGCGCGGCCATGGAAAAAGTTCGGGAAAAAGAGGATTTATAAAAAGTTGGGATGAATATCGAGGCGACTTACACGAATTTCGAAAGTTCGTTTTGAAAAAGCAGCCCAAACTGCCTTTGTATATGATAGGGCATAGCATGGGTGGGGTAATAGCTCTTGATTATGCTATAGATATTGGTTCTGGAATCTCAGGGATCATTGCCATAGCTCCTGCCATCTCTTATGAAGTGACCAGATTTGAGCGGTTAGGTATAACCGTAATGGGTAAAATTAAACCTGATCTCAGCATCAATAAGTCTAGAAGATTTCAATTAATGACGAAAAAAACTGCGCTGACTGCCAAATTTTATTCTGACTCTTTACGTCACAATACGATTACACCTGGTTTAGGACGCGGGCTAATCCAAGGGGTATCACGTGTAGTAGATCAGGCTCATTTGATCAAAATTCCGTTTTTGTTACAATACGGATTGCGTGATAAAATTACACCTCCAACCAAGCTTGGTTACTTTTTTAATCAAGTTTCATCCAAGGATAAACAACTAGTTGAATACCCTGCAGCAAAGCATCGACCCTTTGATGGAGCAGAAAAAGAGCAGTTTCTAAATGATATGATTACATGGCTGAACCAACAGGTGGAGAAAATTCAAAAAAGTAAAGTCCAGGTAGGTTAA